From the genome of Pseudomonadota bacterium, one region includes:
- a CDS encoding formate--tetrahydrofolate ligase encodes MAYDAVKMADWQISEAAEVNMPSPEQWRDKLGLMPDEILPMGRLAKLDFLKIMNRLEKEDDGKYIEVTAITPTPLGEGKSTTSVGLMEGLGLRGKNVGGALRQPSGGPTMNVKGTAAGGGNALIIPMTEFSLGLTGDINDIMNAHNLAMVALTARMQHERNYNDEQLARLTKMRRLDVDPTRVEMGWIIDFCAQALRNIIIGLGGRTDGFTMQSKFGIAVGSECMAILSIVKDLADLRKRLDEITVAFDKSGKPVTTGDLEVGGAMTAFMRNTINPTLLSTAEYQPCMIHAGPFANIAVGQSSIIADRIGLKLHDYHVTESGFAADIGFEKFWNVKCRNSGLKPHVSVLTSTIRALKMHGGGPRVVAGKALDEAYTKENLELVENGVENMVHMIGVIRKAGINPVVCVNRFYTDTDAEVAVVKRAAEAAGARCAESSHWEKGGEGALELADAVIDACNEENDFKFLYPLEMKLRDRVALIAKEVYGADGVSWSPEAETKAKMLENDPKYADFSTMMVKTHLSLTHEPTLKGVPKNWTLPIRDILIYSGAKFLCPCAGTISLMPGTSSNPAFRRIDVDTSTGKVSGLF; translated from the coding sequence ATGGCTTATGATGCAGTAAAAATGGCTGACTGGCAGATTTCCGAAGCAGCGGAAGTAAACATGCCGTCACCGGAACAATGGAGAGATAAACTTGGCCTTATGCCCGATGAAATTCTTCCTATGGGCAGGCTCGCAAAGCTTGATTTTCTTAAAATAATGAACCGCCTTGAGAAGGAAGATGATGGCAAGTATATTGAGGTTACAGCTATCACCCCTACACCGCTTGGTGAAGGTAAAAGCACAACTTCGGTCGGCCTTATGGAAGGCCTTGGTTTGCGTGGAAAAAATGTAGGCGGAGCTTTGAGGCAACCATCAGGCGGACCAACAATGAATGTTAAGGGAACTGCCGCAGGCGGTGGAAATGCTCTTATTATTCCCATGACAGAGTTCTCATTGGGCCTTACAGGCGACATCAATGACATCATGAACGCCCACAACCTTGCCATGGTTGCATTAACAGCGCGTATGCAGCATGAAAGAAATTATAATGACGAACAATTGGCAAGACTTACCAAAATGCGCCGTCTTGATGTTGATCCGACACGTGTTGAAATGGGATGGATAATTGATTTCTGCGCACAGGCACTTAGAAATATCATTATCGGCCTTGGCGGAAGAACAGACGGTTTTACAATGCAATCCAAGTTTGGAATTGCCGTTGGTTCGGAATGCATGGCTATCCTTTCCATAGTCAAGGATCTTGCCGACTTAAGAAAACGTCTTGATGAAATAACTGTTGCGTTTGATAAGAGCGGCAAACCGGTTACAACCGGTGACCTTGAAGTAGGCGGTGCCATGACCGCTTTTATGAGAAATACTATTAATCCCACTCTTTTAAGTACAGCCGAATATCAGCCCTGTATGATTCATGCCGGACCGTTTGCAAACATTGCTGTAGGCCAATCATCTATCATCGCGGACCGCATTGGTCTTAAATTGCATGATTACCATGTTACAGAGAGTGGTTTTGCAGCAGATATCGGATTTGAAAAATTCTGGAACGTAAAATGCCGCAACAGCGGTCTCAAACCCCATGTTTCAGTTCTAACCTCCACAATACGCGCTCTTAAGATGCATGGCGGCGGACCCAGAGTTGTAGCAGGAAAAGCACTTGATGAAGCATACACCAAGGAAAACCTCGAACTGGTTGAAAATGGCGTAGAGAACATGGTTCACATGATAGGCGTAATCCGCAAAGCCGGTATAAACCCGGTTGTTTGTGTTAACAGATTCTATACCGATACTGATGCTGAAGTTGCAGTTGTTAAAAGAGCGGCTGAGGCAGCCGGAGCACGCTGTGCCGAATCAAGCCACTGGGAAAAGGGCGGAGAAGGTGCTCTTGAACTGGCAGATGCTGTAATTGATGCATGTAACGAAGAAAACGATTTCAAATTCCTTTATCCGCTTGAGATGAAGCTTCGTGACAGAGTTGCTCTTATAGCAAAAGAAGTATACGGAGCAGACGGAGTATCATGGAGTCCTGAAGCAGAAACAAAAGCCAAAATGCTTGAAAATGATCCCAAATACGCTGACTTCTCAACAATGATGGTTAAGACTCATTTAAGCCTTACTCATGAACCGACTCTAAAGGGTGTTCCAAAAAACTGGACACTTCCGATAAGAGACATTCTGATTTATTCAGGCGCCAAATTCCTGTGCCCATGTGCAGGAACCATTAGTCTCATGCCCGGAACAAGTTCCAACCCGGCATTCAGAAGAATCGATGTTGATACAAGTACAGGAAAAGTAAGCGGACTTTTCTAG